From the Gasterosteus aculeatus chromosome 13, fGasAcu3.hap1.1, whole genome shotgun sequence genome, one window contains:
- the rnf215 gene encoding RING finger protein 215 isoform X3 gives MSLARCCGRLWVTLPLVLLRWPGLLLAAERVALVEVFLEQRPAVSAVLQGEVVESGGGGGGGGGESRVDRDELEGELLLVDEETQVSAGKGEDDTKEQELWIGLVPLEVEDNKASTGNQESFADAMVNKMKRALVLGASALIILALNQNTVREMDLSPVLSKPIIVIQTSENVTKLIGALLRGLQATAKITYKTILQDNLKYLQQLWDTVLLVALILSTGVIVQARRQNQDHQRNDEVELLPKQDVLKRMLSLKTKRYRQPKAWCDASQPVETDNCAVCLEPFNNNQCLRVLPCLHEYHRDCVDPWLLLHHTCPLCKRSILAPRRPRPQGQLADADLSPTSPLPPAGERDLWSKQDSPPEPWRGGGVRF, from the exons ATGTCTTTAGCGCGCTGCTGCGGCCGTCTGTGGGTGACGTTGCCGCTCGTCCTGCTGCGGTGGCCCGGGCTGCTGCTGGCCGCGGAGCGGGTCGCTCTGGTGGAGGTTTTCCTGGAGCAGCGGCCCGCTGTCAGCGCGGTGCTCCagggggaggtggtggagtccggcggcggcggcggcggcggcggcggcgagagCCGCGTGGACCGGGACGAGCTCGAGGGAGAGCTGCTCCTG GTGGATGAGGAGACGCAGGTGAGCGCAGGAAAGGGAGAGGACGACACCAAGGAGCAGGAGCTGTGGATCGGGCTGGTGCctctggaggtggaggacaacAAAGCCTCCACCGGGAACCAGGAGTCCTTCGCCGACGCGATGGTCAATAAA ATGAAGCGAGCGCTGGTCCTCGGAGCATCTGCACTCATCATCCTGGCTCTCAACCAAAACACTGTCCGCGAG ATGGATCTGTCCCCGGTGCTGTCGAAGCCCATCATTGTGATCCAGACGTCTGAAAATGTCACCAAGCTGATTGGAGCTCTGCTCAG GGGTCTTCAAGCCACAGCTAAGATCACCTACAAGACGATCCTGCAGGACAACCTG AAgtacctgcagcagctgtgggACACCGTCCTCCTGGTGGCGCTGATCCTCAGCACCGGGGTCATTGTTCAGGCTCGCAGGCAGAACCAGGACCACCAGCGGAACGACGAGGTGGAG CTGCTTCCTAAACAGGACGTCCTGAAGAGAATGTTGTCCCTCAAGACCAAAAGGTACCGCCAGCCCAAAGCGTGGTGCGACGCGTCCCAGCCGGTGGAGACGGACAACTGTGCAGTCTGCCTGGAGCCGTTCAACAACAACCAg TGTCTGCGGGTGCTGCCGTGTCTCCACGAGTACCACAGAGACTGCGTGGACCcctggctgctgctgcatcaCACGTGTCCCCTCTGCAAGCGCAGCATCCTCG CCCCCCGCAGGCCGCGTCCACAGGGACAGTTAGCGGACGCCGACCTGTCTCCGACCTCGCCGCTTCCTCCGGCCGGCGAACGGGACCTTTGGAGCAAACAAGACTCACCGCCTGAaccgtggaggggggggggggtccgattctga
- the rnf215 gene encoding RING finger protein 215 isoform X4, whose translation MSLARCCGRLWVTLPLVLLRWPGLLLAAERVALVEVFLEQRPAVSAVLQGEVVESGGGGGGGGGESRVDRDELEGELLLVDEETQVSAGKGEDDTKEQELWIGLVPLEVEDNKASTGNQESFADAMVNKMKRALVLGASALIILALNQNTVREMDLSPVLSKPIIVIQTSENVTKLIGALLRGLQATAKITYKTILQDNLGATLTLWSSCGRSRGGRYGEWQGLICTGETNSQVQKYLQQLWDTVLLVALILSTGVIVQARRQNQDHQRNDEVELLPKQDVLKRMLSLKTKRYRQPKAWCDASQPVETDNCAVCLEPFNNNQCLRVLPCLHEYHRDCVDPWLLLHHTCPLCKRSILGRVHRDS comes from the exons ATGTCTTTAGCGCGCTGCTGCGGCCGTCTGTGGGTGACGTTGCCGCTCGTCCTGCTGCGGTGGCCCGGGCTGCTGCTGGCCGCGGAGCGGGTCGCTCTGGTGGAGGTTTTCCTGGAGCAGCGGCCCGCTGTCAGCGCGGTGCTCCagggggaggtggtggagtccggcggcggcggcggcggcggcggcggcgagagCCGCGTGGACCGGGACGAGCTCGAGGGAGAGCTGCTCCTG GTGGATGAGGAGACGCAGGTGAGCGCAGGAAAGGGAGAGGACGACACCAAGGAGCAGGAGCTGTGGATCGGGCTGGTGCctctggaggtggaggacaacAAAGCCTCCACCGGGAACCAGGAGTCCTTCGCCGACGCGATGGTCAATAAA ATGAAGCGAGCGCTGGTCCTCGGAGCATCTGCACTCATCATCCTGGCTCTCAACCAAAACACTGTCCGCGAG ATGGATCTGTCCCCGGTGCTGTCGAAGCCCATCATTGTGATCCAGACGTCTGAAAATGTCACCAAGCTGATTGGAGCTCTGCTCAG GGGTCTTCAAGCCACAGCTAAGATCACCTACAAGACGATCCTGCAGGACAACCTG GGAGCCACGCTCACGCTGTGGTCCAGCTGCGGTCGGTCCAGAGGAGGCCGCTACGGAGAGTGGCAGGGGCTCATCTGCACGGGAGAGACCAACTCTCAGGTTCAG AAgtacctgcagcagctgtgggACACCGTCCTCCTGGTGGCGCTGATCCTCAGCACCGGGGTCATTGTTCAGGCTCGCAGGCAGAACCAGGACCACCAGCGGAACGACGAGGTGGAG CTGCTTCCTAAACAGGACGTCCTGAAGAGAATGTTGTCCCTCAAGACCAAAAGGTACCGCCAGCCCAAAGCGTGGTGCGACGCGTCCCAGCCGGTGGAGACGGACAACTGTGCAGTCTGCCTGGAGCCGTTCAACAACAACCAg TGTCTGCGGGTGCTGCCGTGTCTCCACGAGTACCACAGAGACTGCGTGGACCcctggctgctgctgcatcaCACGTGTCCCCTCTGCAAGCGCAGCATCCTCG GCCGCGTCCACAGGGACAGTTAG
- the rnf215 gene encoding RING finger protein 215 isoform X6: protein MSLARCCGRLWVTLPLVLLRWPGLLLAAERVALVEVFLEQRPAVSAVLQGEVVESGGGGGGGGGESRVDRDELEGELLLVDEETQVSAGKGEDDTKEQELWIGLVPLEVEDNKASTGNQESFADAMVNKMKRALVLGASALIILALNQNTVREMDLSPVLSKPIIVIQTSENVTKLIGALLRGLQATAKITYKTILQDNLKYLQQLWDTVLLVALILSTGVIVQARRQNQDHQRNDEVELLPKQDVLKRMLSLKTKRYRQPKAWCDASQPVETDNCAVCLEPFNNNQCLRVLPCLHEYHRDCVDPWLLLHHTCPLCKRSILGRVHRDS from the exons ATGTCTTTAGCGCGCTGCTGCGGCCGTCTGTGGGTGACGTTGCCGCTCGTCCTGCTGCGGTGGCCCGGGCTGCTGCTGGCCGCGGAGCGGGTCGCTCTGGTGGAGGTTTTCCTGGAGCAGCGGCCCGCTGTCAGCGCGGTGCTCCagggggaggtggtggagtccggcggcggcggcggcggcggcggcggcgagagCCGCGTGGACCGGGACGAGCTCGAGGGAGAGCTGCTCCTG GTGGATGAGGAGACGCAGGTGAGCGCAGGAAAGGGAGAGGACGACACCAAGGAGCAGGAGCTGTGGATCGGGCTGGTGCctctggaggtggaggacaacAAAGCCTCCACCGGGAACCAGGAGTCCTTCGCCGACGCGATGGTCAATAAA ATGAAGCGAGCGCTGGTCCTCGGAGCATCTGCACTCATCATCCTGGCTCTCAACCAAAACACTGTCCGCGAG ATGGATCTGTCCCCGGTGCTGTCGAAGCCCATCATTGTGATCCAGACGTCTGAAAATGTCACCAAGCTGATTGGAGCTCTGCTCAG GGGTCTTCAAGCCACAGCTAAGATCACCTACAAGACGATCCTGCAGGACAACCTG AAgtacctgcagcagctgtgggACACCGTCCTCCTGGTGGCGCTGATCCTCAGCACCGGGGTCATTGTTCAGGCTCGCAGGCAGAACCAGGACCACCAGCGGAACGACGAGGTGGAG CTGCTTCCTAAACAGGACGTCCTGAAGAGAATGTTGTCCCTCAAGACCAAAAGGTACCGCCAGCCCAAAGCGTGGTGCGACGCGTCCCAGCCGGTGGAGACGGACAACTGTGCAGTCTGCCTGGAGCCGTTCAACAACAACCAg TGTCTGCGGGTGCTGCCGTGTCTCCACGAGTACCACAGAGACTGCGTGGACCcctggctgctgctgcatcaCACGTGTCCCCTCTGCAAGCGCAGCATCCTCG GCCGCGTCCACAGGGACAGTTAG
- the rnf215 gene encoding RING finger protein 215 isoform X2, whose amino-acid sequence MSLARCCGRLWVTLPLVLLRWPGLLLAAERVALVEVFLEQRPAVSAVLQGEVVESGGGGGGGGGESRVDRDELEGELLLVDEETQVSAGKGEDDTKEQELWIGLVPLEVEDNKASTGNQESFADAMVNKMKRALVLGASALIILALNQNTVREMDLSPVLSKPIIVIQTSENVTKLIGALLRGLQATAKITYKTILQDNLGATLTLWSSCGRSRGGRYGEWQGLICTGETNSQKYLQQLWDTVLLVALILSTGVIVQARRQNQDHQRNDEVELLPKQDVLKRMLSLKTKRYRQPKAWCDASQPVETDNCAVCLEPFNNNQCLRVLPCLHEYHRDCVDPWLLLHHTCPLCKRSILAPRRPRPQGQLADADLSPTSPLPPAGERDLWSKQDSPPEPWRGGGVRF is encoded by the exons ATGTCTTTAGCGCGCTGCTGCGGCCGTCTGTGGGTGACGTTGCCGCTCGTCCTGCTGCGGTGGCCCGGGCTGCTGCTGGCCGCGGAGCGGGTCGCTCTGGTGGAGGTTTTCCTGGAGCAGCGGCCCGCTGTCAGCGCGGTGCTCCagggggaggtggtggagtccggcggcggcggcggcggcggcggcggcgagagCCGCGTGGACCGGGACGAGCTCGAGGGAGAGCTGCTCCTG GTGGATGAGGAGACGCAGGTGAGCGCAGGAAAGGGAGAGGACGACACCAAGGAGCAGGAGCTGTGGATCGGGCTGGTGCctctggaggtggaggacaacAAAGCCTCCACCGGGAACCAGGAGTCCTTCGCCGACGCGATGGTCAATAAA ATGAAGCGAGCGCTGGTCCTCGGAGCATCTGCACTCATCATCCTGGCTCTCAACCAAAACACTGTCCGCGAG ATGGATCTGTCCCCGGTGCTGTCGAAGCCCATCATTGTGATCCAGACGTCTGAAAATGTCACCAAGCTGATTGGAGCTCTGCTCAG GGGTCTTCAAGCCACAGCTAAGATCACCTACAAGACGATCCTGCAGGACAACCTG GGAGCCACGCTCACGCTGTGGTCCAGCTGCGGTCGGTCCAGAGGAGGCCGCTACGGAGAGTGGCAGGGGCTCATCTGCACGGGAGAGACCAACTCTCAG AAgtacctgcagcagctgtgggACACCGTCCTCCTGGTGGCGCTGATCCTCAGCACCGGGGTCATTGTTCAGGCTCGCAGGCAGAACCAGGACCACCAGCGGAACGACGAGGTGGAG CTGCTTCCTAAACAGGACGTCCTGAAGAGAATGTTGTCCCTCAAGACCAAAAGGTACCGCCAGCCCAAAGCGTGGTGCGACGCGTCCCAGCCGGTGGAGACGGACAACTGTGCAGTCTGCCTGGAGCCGTTCAACAACAACCAg TGTCTGCGGGTGCTGCCGTGTCTCCACGAGTACCACAGAGACTGCGTGGACCcctggctgctgctgcatcaCACGTGTCCCCTCTGCAAGCGCAGCATCCTCG CCCCCCGCAGGCCGCGTCCACAGGGACAGTTAGCGGACGCCGACCTGTCTCCGACCTCGCCGCTTCCTCCGGCCGGCGAACGGGACCTTTGGAGCAAACAAGACTCACCGCCTGAaccgtggaggggggggggggtccgattctga
- the rnf215 gene encoding RING finger protein 215 isoform X1, translating into MSLARCCGRLWVTLPLVLLRWPGLLLAAERVALVEVFLEQRPAVSAVLQGEVVESGGGGGGGGGESRVDRDELEGELLLVDEETQVSAGKGEDDTKEQELWIGLVPLEVEDNKASTGNQESFADAMVNKMKRALVLGASALIILALNQNTVREMDLSPVLSKPIIVIQTSENVTKLIGALLRGLQATAKITYKTILQDNLGATLTLWSSCGRSRGGRYGEWQGLICTGETNSQVQKYLQQLWDTVLLVALILSTGVIVQARRQNQDHQRNDEVELLPKQDVLKRMLSLKTKRYRQPKAWCDASQPVETDNCAVCLEPFNNNQCLRVLPCLHEYHRDCVDPWLLLHHTCPLCKRSILAPRRPRPQGQLADADLSPTSPLPPAGERDLWSKQDSPPEPWRGGGVRF; encoded by the exons ATGTCTTTAGCGCGCTGCTGCGGCCGTCTGTGGGTGACGTTGCCGCTCGTCCTGCTGCGGTGGCCCGGGCTGCTGCTGGCCGCGGAGCGGGTCGCTCTGGTGGAGGTTTTCCTGGAGCAGCGGCCCGCTGTCAGCGCGGTGCTCCagggggaggtggtggagtccggcggcggcggcggcggcggcggcggcgagagCCGCGTGGACCGGGACGAGCTCGAGGGAGAGCTGCTCCTG GTGGATGAGGAGACGCAGGTGAGCGCAGGAAAGGGAGAGGACGACACCAAGGAGCAGGAGCTGTGGATCGGGCTGGTGCctctggaggtggaggacaacAAAGCCTCCACCGGGAACCAGGAGTCCTTCGCCGACGCGATGGTCAATAAA ATGAAGCGAGCGCTGGTCCTCGGAGCATCTGCACTCATCATCCTGGCTCTCAACCAAAACACTGTCCGCGAG ATGGATCTGTCCCCGGTGCTGTCGAAGCCCATCATTGTGATCCAGACGTCTGAAAATGTCACCAAGCTGATTGGAGCTCTGCTCAG GGGTCTTCAAGCCACAGCTAAGATCACCTACAAGACGATCCTGCAGGACAACCTG GGAGCCACGCTCACGCTGTGGTCCAGCTGCGGTCGGTCCAGAGGAGGCCGCTACGGAGAGTGGCAGGGGCTCATCTGCACGGGAGAGACCAACTCTCAGGTTCAG AAgtacctgcagcagctgtgggACACCGTCCTCCTGGTGGCGCTGATCCTCAGCACCGGGGTCATTGTTCAGGCTCGCAGGCAGAACCAGGACCACCAGCGGAACGACGAGGTGGAG CTGCTTCCTAAACAGGACGTCCTGAAGAGAATGTTGTCCCTCAAGACCAAAAGGTACCGCCAGCCCAAAGCGTGGTGCGACGCGTCCCAGCCGGTGGAGACGGACAACTGTGCAGTCTGCCTGGAGCCGTTCAACAACAACCAg TGTCTGCGGGTGCTGCCGTGTCTCCACGAGTACCACAGAGACTGCGTGGACCcctggctgctgctgcatcaCACGTGTCCCCTCTGCAAGCGCAGCATCCTCG CCCCCCGCAGGCCGCGTCCACAGGGACAGTTAGCGGACGCCGACCTGTCTCCGACCTCGCCGCTTCCTCCGGCCGGCGAACGGGACCTTTGGAGCAAACAAGACTCACCGCCTGAaccgtggaggggggggggggtccgattctga
- the rnf215 gene encoding RING finger protein 215 isoform X5 produces MSLARCCGRLWVTLPLVLLRWPGLLLAAERVALVEVFLEQRPAVSAVLQGEVVESGGGGGGGGGESRVDRDELEGELLLVDEETQVSAGKGEDDTKEQELWIGLVPLEVEDNKASTGNQESFADAMVNKMKRALVLGASALIILALNQNTVREMDLSPVLSKPIIVIQTSENVTKLIGALLRGLQATAKITYKTILQDNLGATLTLWSSCGRSRGGRYGEWQGLICTGETNSQKYLQQLWDTVLLVALILSTGVIVQARRQNQDHQRNDEVELLPKQDVLKRMLSLKTKRYRQPKAWCDASQPVETDNCAVCLEPFNNNQCLRVLPCLHEYHRDCVDPWLLLHHTCPLCKRSILGRVHRDS; encoded by the exons ATGTCTTTAGCGCGCTGCTGCGGCCGTCTGTGGGTGACGTTGCCGCTCGTCCTGCTGCGGTGGCCCGGGCTGCTGCTGGCCGCGGAGCGGGTCGCTCTGGTGGAGGTTTTCCTGGAGCAGCGGCCCGCTGTCAGCGCGGTGCTCCagggggaggtggtggagtccggcggcggcggcggcggcggcggcggcgagagCCGCGTGGACCGGGACGAGCTCGAGGGAGAGCTGCTCCTG GTGGATGAGGAGACGCAGGTGAGCGCAGGAAAGGGAGAGGACGACACCAAGGAGCAGGAGCTGTGGATCGGGCTGGTGCctctggaggtggaggacaacAAAGCCTCCACCGGGAACCAGGAGTCCTTCGCCGACGCGATGGTCAATAAA ATGAAGCGAGCGCTGGTCCTCGGAGCATCTGCACTCATCATCCTGGCTCTCAACCAAAACACTGTCCGCGAG ATGGATCTGTCCCCGGTGCTGTCGAAGCCCATCATTGTGATCCAGACGTCTGAAAATGTCACCAAGCTGATTGGAGCTCTGCTCAG GGGTCTTCAAGCCACAGCTAAGATCACCTACAAGACGATCCTGCAGGACAACCTG GGAGCCACGCTCACGCTGTGGTCCAGCTGCGGTCGGTCCAGAGGAGGCCGCTACGGAGAGTGGCAGGGGCTCATCTGCACGGGAGAGACCAACTCTCAG AAgtacctgcagcagctgtgggACACCGTCCTCCTGGTGGCGCTGATCCTCAGCACCGGGGTCATTGTTCAGGCTCGCAGGCAGAACCAGGACCACCAGCGGAACGACGAGGTGGAG CTGCTTCCTAAACAGGACGTCCTGAAGAGAATGTTGTCCCTCAAGACCAAAAGGTACCGCCAGCCCAAAGCGTGGTGCGACGCGTCCCAGCCGGTGGAGACGGACAACTGTGCAGTCTGCCTGGAGCCGTTCAACAACAACCAg TGTCTGCGGGTGCTGCCGTGTCTCCACGAGTACCACAGAGACTGCGTGGACCcctggctgctgctgcatcaCACGTGTCCCCTCTGCAAGCGCAGCATCCTCG GCCGCGTCCACAGGGACAGTTAG